In the genome of Leptolyngbya subtilissima AS-A7, one region contains:
- a CDS encoding DMT family transporter: protein MGPSDHLPNLATSQPEPQSAEAILRILGHDLETLHHQVSSYLSEDIAHLQAKKQRLMADIEALEGDFETLQAQHRQLQTTYAEGLSQQQIAQQQAWAKRLAIALATHLQGRLETALTNTHPNALQATPYEAAIPPLANASQRLAALDATLQSTLASLQQDLTSYQSNISQQLSRMQSVEQQGEAILEALVARLSQQLQSQMVPPPGTTAPSRNGYSTLPLKPGSLTEPALPPNSYRGLQSDPSYPGSESTPSGYAPPSQAIAQHPSAALLRSQPNPAETAPSENRRRSSPTDLQLGLLMVVLSTLALSLHNVIVGVIGYGGQLLGRIPMAEVLSLTIPNSLLLLWLRMVVVVPLLALVAPRLYPNVGNDIRQIFHRDQRRPLVQVIASGFFLFLSQVLIYKAIADVGPGVAVTLLFMYPLITVPLAWFLFGDRPTPLRLVVMFAITMGIVFTALPRIYTDLSGNGVSLWGVGAALLASVAFSLFLIAMQLCFKRLHPVSASLLQFSTIFILTSVILIVGSFFGLDPGEPTRSLGLYVGAGLLGLLTLLGYLFNNYGVKLLGASQASIVAASGPVATAILAYLITPGEKSALLFIQWMGVILVTLGVISLSLERLASQRRQAKRRSAVPPNTGQWP, encoded by the coding sequence ATGGGGCCCTCTGACCATCTACCCAATCTCGCCACTTCGCAGCCTGAGCCTCAGTCGGCTGAGGCTATTTTGCGGATCTTGGGCCACGACCTCGAGACCCTGCACCACCAGGTCTCAAGCTATCTATCAGAGGACATCGCCCATCTCCAGGCCAAAAAGCAGCGGCTGATGGCCGACATTGAGGCTCTGGAGGGAGATTTTGAAACCCTTCAGGCACAGCATCGGCAGTTGCAAACTACCTACGCCGAGGGGTTGAGCCAGCAGCAAATCGCCCAGCAGCAGGCTTGGGCCAAACGCCTGGCGATCGCCCTGGCCACGCACCTGCAAGGACGGCTCGAAACCGCCCTGACCAACACTCACCCCAATGCCCTTCAGGCCACCCCCTATGAGGCCGCAATTCCTCCGCTGGCTAATGCTAGCCAGCGCCTGGCCGCCCTCGACGCAACGCTCCAAAGCACCCTAGCTTCTCTACAACAAGATCTGACTAGCTATCAGAGCAACATCTCTCAACAACTCAGCCGCATGCAGAGTGTTGAACAGCAGGGGGAAGCCATCTTAGAAGCCCTGGTCGCTCGGCTGAGCCAGCAGCTGCAAAGCCAAATGGTGCCTCCTCCAGGAACCACCGCCCCCAGCCGAAACGGATATAGCACTCTGCCCCTCAAGCCTGGCAGCTTAACAGAACCGGCACTACCCCCCAATTCCTACCGAGGGCTCCAGTCCGACCCAAGCTACCCAGGGTCAGAATCTACTCCCTCTGGCTACGCCCCACCATCGCAAGCCATCGCGCAGCACCCCTCAGCAGCTCTGCTGCGATCGCAGCCCAACCCCGCAGAAACTGCGCCTTCGGAGAACAGGCGCCGCTCCTCCCCCACCGATCTCCAACTAGGGCTGCTGATGGTGGTGCTCTCGACGTTGGCCCTGTCATTACATAACGTCATTGTGGGTGTAATCGGCTACGGCGGACAGCTGTTGGGGCGCATTCCCATGGCGGAGGTTTTGTCCTTAACGATTCCTAACTCGCTGCTGCTGCTGTGGTTGCGCATGGTGGTAGTCGTACCTCTGCTGGCGCTGGTAGCCCCTCGCCTCTATCCCAACGTCGGCAACGATATACGCCAAATCTTCCACCGCGATCAAAGGCGTCCCCTAGTACAAGTAATCGCCAGTGGCTTCTTCTTATTTTTGTCGCAGGTGCTGATCTACAAAGCGATCGCCGATGTCGGCCCCGGCGTAGCGGTGACGCTGCTGTTTATGTATCCACTGATCACGGTGCCGCTGGCTTGGTTCTTGTTCGGCGATCGCCCTACACCCCTGCGCCTGGTGGTGATGTTTGCCATCACCATGGGAATTGTATTCACCGCCCTGCCCCGGATCTACACCGACCTCAGCGGCAACGGCGTATCGCTGTGGGGGGTAGGGGCTGCACTGCTGGCTAGCGTTGCCTTTTCGCTATTTTTGATAGCCATGCAGCTCTGCTTTAAACGGCTGCACCCAGTCTCAGCAAGTCTGCTTCAGTTTTCAACTATCTTTATTCTCACCAGTGTGATTTTGATCGTGGGGTCTTTCTTCGGCCTCGACCCTGGTGAGCCCACTCGTTCCCTGGGCCTCTATGTCGGAGCTGGGCTGCTGGGGCTGCTAACGCTGCTGGGCTACCTCTTCAACAACTACGGCGTTAAGTTGCTTGGGGCATCTCAAGCCTCGATTGTGGCCGCCAGCGGGCCGGTGGCGACCGCTATTTTGGCCTACTTAATTACCCCTGGCGAAAAGTCAGCGCTGCTGTTTATCCAGTGGATGGGCGTAATTTTGGTCACCCTAGGGGTGATTTCTTTAAGTTTAGAACGACTGGCCAGCCAGCGACGCCAGGCCAAACGACGCAGTGCCGTGCCCCCCAATACAGGGCAATGGCCCTAG
- a CDS encoding ABC1 kinase family protein, translated as MATTDPALMGTYDAAAIARYFRWRVGTLTWRILQISWWLGTFVLGLQMDQWFGREEQNRPRRAIQLRQVLTNLGPTFIKVGQALSTRPDLVRQDFLDELTKLQDQLPPFPTAKAMAIVEAELNYSPEEIFSDLSALPVAAASLGQVYQGRLFTGEEVAVKVQRPYLRPVLCRDLYLMRWAARWLGNFLPLNLGHDLTLIVDEFGTKLFEEIDYLNEGRNAERFAANFKDDPTVKVPVIYWPYCSQRVLTLEWIDGCKLTDTVSLKEDNLDPDRLIEIGVTAGLRQLLEFGFFHADPHPGNLFALADGRMAYIDFGMMDQLDQVTKETLVDAVVHLINQDFDSLGRDFVKLGFLTPETDLGPIIPALQRVLGSALGSKVSDFNFKTVTDQFSELMYEYPFRVPAKFALIIRSLVTQEGLALSLNPNFKIINVAYPYVARRLLVGETPALRQRLLEVLFQDGQLQWQRLENMLAIAQGDTGFDLLPTAGMGIRYLMSEEGMHLRQMIVLALTEDDRLHTQEVQRLWSLVKDDITLDRVLGVAWGALTSYSLERAEQLVPVVGDLRQVLRP; from the coding sequence GTGGCAACGACAGATCCGGCTTTGATGGGCACCTACGATGCAGCGGCGATCGCCCGCTACTTTCGCTGGCGGGTGGGCACCCTGACCTGGAGAATTTTACAGATTTCGTGGTGGTTAGGCACCTTCGTGCTGGGCCTGCAGATGGATCAGTGGTTCGGCCGGGAAGAGCAAAATCGCCCCCGCCGAGCAATTCAGCTGCGTCAGGTACTGACCAACCTGGGGCCAACGTTTATTAAGGTCGGTCAGGCGCTTTCTACCCGGCCCGACCTGGTGCGACAAGACTTTCTCGACGAGCTCACCAAGCTGCAAGACCAGCTGCCGCCTTTTCCCACCGCCAAGGCGATGGCGATTGTCGAGGCAGAACTCAACTACAGCCCTGAAGAAATTTTTAGTGATCTATCGGCTCTACCGGTGGCCGCAGCTAGCCTGGGGCAGGTATATCAGGGGCGGCTGTTTACCGGAGAGGAAGTCGCTGTCAAGGTGCAACGGCCCTACCTACGGCCGGTTCTATGCCGCGACCTGTATTTGATGCGCTGGGCCGCGCGCTGGTTGGGCAACTTTTTGCCCCTCAACCTAGGGCACGATCTGACCCTGATTGTGGATGAGTTTGGTACCAAGCTGTTTGAGGAAATTGACTACCTCAACGAAGGTCGCAACGCCGAGCGATTTGCTGCCAACTTCAAAGATGACCCCACGGTGAAGGTGCCCGTTATCTACTGGCCCTACTGTAGTCAGCGGGTACTCACCCTCGAGTGGATCGACGGCTGCAAGCTCACCGACACGGTCTCGCTCAAGGAGGACAACCTTGACCCCGATCGCCTGATCGAGATTGGGGTGACAGCAGGGCTGCGCCAGCTGCTGGAGTTTGGGTTTTTCCATGCTGACCCTCATCCTGGCAACCTGTTTGCTTTAGCCGACGGGCGCATGGCCTACATCGACTTTGGCATGATGGATCAGCTTGACCAGGTCACGAAAGAGACCCTGGTAGATGCGGTCGTACACCTGATCAACCAGGACTTCGACAGCCTGGGACGAGACTTCGTTAAGCTGGGTTTCCTCACACCTGAAACTGACCTGGGCCCGATTATTCCTGCCCTCCAACGGGTATTGGGTAGCGCCCTGGGCTCTAAGGTGAGCGATTTCAACTTCAAGACTGTCACCGATCAGTTTTCAGAGCTGATGTACGAATACCCCTTCCGGGTACCCGCCAAGTTTGCCCTAATCATTCGCTCGCTGGTCACCCAGGAGGGTTTGGCTTTAAGCCTCAACCCCAACTTCAAAATTATCAATGTGGCCTATCCCTATGTGGCCCGTCGCCTGCTGGTGGGTGAAACCCCGGCCCTGCGTCAGCGTCTGCTGGAGGTGTTGTTTCAGGACGGCCAGCTCCAGTGGCAGCGGCTGGAAAACATGCTGGCGATCGCCCAAGGAGACACTGGCTTCGATCTGCTGCCCACAGCGGGGATGGGCATTCGCTACCTGATGTCTGAGGAAGGGATGCACCTGCGCCAGATGATTGTGCTGGCCCTGACGGAGGACGACCGGCTGCATACCCAGGAGGTGCAGCGGCTGTGGTCGTTGGTGAAGGACGATATCACCCTTGACCGTGTGCTGGGGGTGGCTTGGGGAGCATTAACCAGCTATTCCCTGGAGCGGGCAGAGCAGTTGGTACCGGTCGTTGGCGATCTGCGCCAGGTGCTGCGACCTTAA